The region ATAGACAGCTTCAGAACAGCCGTGAAGGAGATAAACTCCTTATCCCCAGACCTGATAGTGGTCACAGGAGACCTTACCGAGGAGGGAGTAAGGGCCCAGTTCCAGCAGGCCGAAAGAGAGCTAAAGGGGTTAAGGGCTGAGAGGGTCATCTACATCAGCGGAAACCATGATTACAGGTCTACGGGCTATCTGCTCTTCAGGGAGTTCTTCTCCTTCAACCAGGTGACCGAGATAGGCGACGCGGTTATAGTGGTCCTGAGCAGCGCCCGCCCGGACAGGGATGATGGGGAGGTCGGCCACAGGCAGAACATCTGGCTCGAGGAGACCCTGGCCAAGTATAGGGGTTGGATGAAGGTCGTGGCCATACATCACCATATAATCCCTGTACCCGATACANNNNNNNNNNGACGGAGGCGTATGTGGCCATCGCCACAGACCCTGGGGTGGGGGGGGGGAGGAGATGAGGGTGTTACACGCCGGAAGCGTCTCATGCGAAAAACTCAGAGGATTCTTCCATCACAGCTATAATGTTATAGAGATAAAGGATGGGATGATTGATTATAAACTAAAAATTGTCGGCGGAGACTATCTAGATTTCAAGGATATAGTGAAGAGATGAGAAGTATTAAAGCCATAGAATATCCAGTAAAGGAGCACCATAAAATAGATATATCAAGTAAAATTTTTATGAAAACCCCTTTACCTATCTCTATATTGGAATAATGGATGTCATAGAATCTATTCTTAATCAGCCCTTGAACTCGTCGAAAATGCCGACGAGGTGCAAGTCACCGTAAAAAAGCCCCGATAGACCCGAGCTCATTTTTTCTCTCCATCAATAGACCGAAGCCTCCAATCGAGTAGACATAGAGCAGGTGGATTAAACCTCTTCGCAATCCTGGACACAACTCTGATAAGCCGCACTCCTCGGAGCTCTCCGACAGAATGCCTCGGGCCCAAGGAAACTATTTCACCAACCCTGGTTGGGACATTTTTCTTAGAACCTCCGTAGAGCTCCGCGTATATATTATGAGCTGCAAGTTCACCTTGCTCGATAGCTGTATGAGCGCTTGGGCGAATGGGCCCCCCATATTCGCGTCGTAAACTAGGAGCCCCCAACCCCATAGATGCCATTATACCATGCTGCTTCGGAGTATTCGTTGATAGGAGCACGCTTCTTCCTCGCTGGACAGATGCAGTGCCGCCTGTCCAGATGACTGGGAAGCCTCAAGCCTTTGACCGTCACTTAAGACTATGCCACCACCTGCTTCAACTACAGCCTTGTCCAGGAGCATCTCCACGCAAATCGATCGAAGAATTCCCGTGGCTATCTAGAAAATTTGAGGATCCAGACCTTTGTTGAGCCAGATTCTTTCAACCTCTTTAACTCTGTCGAATTCTTCATCTTCGGTTACTATGTGGTTGGATCCTACCTTCTCCATAGTGGCTAGATGTAAAGCGTCGGAGGGCCTTAGATCGTATTTGAGGAGATATTCTTCGAAGGGTCTTATATCCTCTTCCTCGATGGGTATTATCTCTGTATAGGGTAGTATGATACTTCTGAGGAAGATCAGCGTGGCATCGTATGGAATCCCATACTTTCTAGATATGTAAACTACTTCGTCCACGACTAGCATGTTTATGAAGAGCTCCTCTTCGAGGAGTTTCCTGAAGAGCTCCTCGATGTGCCTTCTCTCATCATTCGTCATCGTATTCATATAGATAAGGAGGCTTGAGTCTAGGAATATCTTCAATCCCTGCTCTCCTCGAACTCCATTTCAAGGTAGGCCTCTTTCAGTTCGCCTAGGCTTGGGCCAATCACCCCCATTTCCCTCACCTTTTTCGCGTGCTCCTCAAGTTTAGCCATTATCACTTCTGGTGGCGGCCTCCCCCTCACCAATATCCCCTCAGCAGTAGGCTCTATTATGACCAGACGGCCTTCCTCAATCCCATATCTATCTCTGAAGAGCTTTGGGATGAGTATCTGCCCCTTGTTTCCGACCTTCACTCTAAATTCAACCATGGCAACCAAAAGTTATACTTTAGTTAGAGAAATTTAAACCTTTGTAAGGCCTTTCTTCTCCTCTCCTACATCGGGGGAGCTCCAGACTTCATTTTACTGCGGTTCACACACATAACTTAAACATCTCGCTCATCACCTTGAGAGTTGGTTGTCTCCTGAGCCTGATGCCGTGATCTCCGGGGTTAGAGTCTCTGGGAGCTATCTGACCAGGCTTAGAGGTGGGGGGCCTACCTGAGCTTCAAACTCGGGTGTGGAGGGTACTCCTGGGCCTTCTCCTTAGATGAGGGTTGCATTTTCCATGTAAGGGGCTGGATGCGTGAATGCTGAACCTCGGCTCCTAAAAGAACGGTTGATTAGAAGCTATGGGGTTAGAGTTGAGGGGAGATCATGCTCCTGTGGGAGGGTGATATCCGTCGCCGATCTCAGCGGAAACCCCGGGATTATGATCCATAGGGGGAGGGTGGCCTCCGTCGGGGAGGCCTCAGGGGCGGCGTTCCCCATCACTGGGGAGGGGGATCATCCCATCATTAGAGACCTCCAGATGGCTCTATTAGAGCCTCGAGAAAGGGGATTACCCTGAGAGCTTTGAGATTAAGATTCAAGGGTTGCTCTGGGAATATAGGGATATCTTCGACATCTGTACCCAATCCCTGGAGCACCCCCGCCTCACCTTGCTAATGGGCGCGAGCATGGTAGGGAGGCTGAGTGGGAGGGCGATGCTCACCCTAACCCCCGGAGCCTAGATGAGATTATGGCTGAAGATCCTTGCTGGAGCTTACCTTTAACCCTATAATGAGAACATGAAGCTGGACCAACCCTTTCCCTTTATAAAACGTTTCTTTAAGAAGCCCTACATTTTTTTTCCTCCTGTAGGCTCTTAAATGTGCCGATAGGGGAGGGGTGGCTCACACAAATGAAGTGCGGGCCCTTTCTCAATATTTAATCTATAAGAATTAATCATTATTGAGAAGGCTGGGTGTGAGGGCAGGATCAAAAAGGAAATGTTTATAAATTTCAAGATTATGGAAGTAGGTGTTTAGTTGGATTATGATGATGAGTTAGAAAAAATTAGGAGAGAAAAATTGAAGAAAATGATGGAGAAATTTAGGTTTAATAAAAATGAAGCTTTGCCTGGAAGTCCAATCGAGGTGGATGATAAAAATTTTGATGAGGTGATTCGCAGCAATCCTATCGTTGTCGTTGATTGCTGGGCTTCCTGGTGTGGACCATGTAGAATAGTTGCACCCATAGTTGAGGAACTAGCTAAAGAATATAATGGAAGAATATTGTTTGGGAAACTTAATGTTGATGATAATAGATGGATTAGTCTAAAGTATAACGTAATGAGTATCCCAACATTTCTTGTATTTAAAAATGGAAAAATTATAGATAGAATAATAGGAGCATTATCTAGGAATATGCTTGAGCAAGAGATAAAAAAGCATTTATAAAATGAGACCCGTTAAATAAGGGCGTCACCTTCTCTTATATTCATTTATTACTTAATAAATTTCACCTGTCTTCATCTTTTAAACTTTCTCATATAATATGTGTTTCCTTCATATCTAACTTTCATAATTATTTCATCATTTAGAAGATCCTCAATTAATTGCCAACCAGCATTAGCCTTTTTCAATAAATTTTTTATTGCTTCTTCTCTCATAGGATGGACAGCCATTATGCTGAGCAGGTCTTCTTCAATATTTCCCGTGAAACTGAAGGAGTTTCCCTCATATCCGATCAGGTATTCCACCCTTTCAACTCCAAGCCTTTCAGAGAAGATTTGAAAGGCAGCATTCACCGTCTCTTCATCAGCAGGCTTAACCCATTTCTCCGCCGGAGGCCTTGTGGGTATAGCGATATAAGCCCTATCCAAACTGTCAAGGCCATCTAGAAAATCTGCTATGTTAATGAGTTCCTCTTTATAATTTACATTCTTGATAAGCATGGTTTCACTTATAATCTTTCCTTTAAACAGTCTTGAAAACCTTTTTATACCATCAAGAATAACTTGTAAATTTAAATTTTTGTGAGGCCTATTTATCTTTTTCCAAAGATCTCTACTTATAGCGTCTATTTTTATAGAAACTACGTCAGCATCAAGCAGATCTTTTATAACATCTTCTCTCCATATAAGAGACGCATTTGATATTACTGCTATTTTATTTCCAATACTCTTCAAGAGAGATATTTCTCTTCCTAAATTTACATCTAGGGTGGGTTCTCCATCTGGAACAAATGTTAAGTAATCAATTTTCTCATTTCTCAAATTACATTCTTCAACTTTCTTTCTAACTTGAACAAAAATATCCTCTGTATTATAGAAATTTTTCCTTTCAATAATCAAGTTGTCAGTTTTTCCAAGCTGGCAGTAGATACATGAATAGGAACAGGTTTTTGGAGGTATGTTATTTATTCCTAAACTTCTCCCCAGACGCCTTGAGGGCACAGGGCCGAAGACCAGATTCCCCAGAACCATAGAAATTCACCTCAATATTGATTTTATAGCCTCCCAAACTCCTTTTATTTCTATCGAGACATCGCATTCTGGATAAAATTCTATTATGGTTTTTCCATTAACCATAGCTTCAGTCACCTTTTCGTTAAATGGGATCTTTCCAACAACTTCAATATCTTTTTCTCTGCAGAAACTCAAAATTCCTTCAGTATTGTTAACATTTATATCATACATGTTAATGCATACTAAGGGTTTCACCTTAAAATGCAACAGCAGTTGT is a window of Candidatus Bathyarchaeota archaeon DNA encoding:
- a CDS encoding metallophosphoesterase → DGGVCGHRHRPWGGGGEEMRVLHAGSVSCEKLRGFFHHSYNVIEIKDGMIDYKLKIVGGDYLDFKDIVKR
- a CDS encoding metallophosphoesterase, translating into IDSFRTAVKEINSLSPDLIVVTGDLTEEGVRAQFQQAERELKGLRAERVIYISGNHDYRSTGYLLFREFFSFNQVTEIGDAVIVVLSSARPDRDDGEVGHRQNIWLEETLAKYRGWMKVVAIHHHIIPVPDT
- a CDS encoding type II toxin-antitoxin system VapC family toxin; protein product: MKIFLDSSLLIYMNTMTNDERRHIEELFRKLLEEELFINMLVVDEVVYISRKYGIPYDATLIFLRSIILPYTEIIPIEEEDIRPFEEYLLKYDLRPSDALHLATMEKVGSNHIVTEDEEFDRVKEVERIWLNKGLDPQIF
- a CDS encoding radical SAM protein → MVLGNLVFGPVPSRRLGRSLGINNIPPKTCSYSCIYCQLGKTDNLIIERKNFYNTEDIFVQVRKKVEECNLRNEKIDYLTFVPDGEPTLDVNLGREISLLKSIGNKIAVISNASLIWREDVIKDLLDADVVSIKIDAISRDLWKKINRPHKNLNLQVILDGIKRFSRLFKGKIISETMLIKNVNYKEELINIADFLDGLDSLDRAYIAIPTRPPAEKWVKPADEETVNAAFQIFSERLGVERVEYLIGYEGNSFSFTGNIEEDLLSIMAVHPMREEAIKNLLKKANAGWQLIEDLLNDEIIMKVRYEGNTYYMRKFKR
- the trxA gene encoding thioredoxin, encoding MMEKFRFNKNEALPGSPIEVDDKNFDEVIRSNPIVVVDCWASWCGPCRIVAPIVEELAKEYNGRILFGKLNVDDNRWISLKYNVMSIPTFLVFKNGKIIDRIIGALSRNMLEQEIKKHL
- a CDS encoding AbrB/MazE/SpoVT family DNA-binding domain-containing protein; this encodes MVEFRVKVGNKGQILIPKLFRDRYGIEEGRLVIIEPTAEGILVRGRPPPEVIMAKLEEHAKKVREMGVIGPSLGELKEAYLEMEFEESRD